The stretch of DNA AATGACGGATCGCAAAGATCCCTTTCGGGTTCTCACCATCCAGGAAAGGCTCCTGGATCAGCTTAGGGCCTGTGGAGCGATCGAAATGGTACAAAAGAATGAGATGTGAAAATTTTTCTATATCCTTCAGCCCGGTCTCATACTCGGGGTACAACTCAATTTCACCCACAGAAGGGTTGAATATTCCCTGGATCGGTGTATTCTCCTGCTCGGTGTGCTCGGAATGTATCACTCCTATCGGCTTGTAGACTATCTCTCTTCCTTTCCAGTAATTTACAATATCATCAGTTGCCATAAACATCACATTTTATATATTGTGTTAAATCTTTTCGAAACCATGAACGAGGTTATATCGGATTGTAAAGACATTATTACTAACTTTTAAGTCCTGTTAAATATTGAGCACTATGATAAGAAAAAACTTCTTTCTTTACATTGCAATCTTAATTTTGAGACCTTTAATTGAGAAGAAACCATAATCCAAAAAGAACATTTAAATACCAGAATTTCATACTGTCAGCTTAACAGAAAATTTCGAACGAATCAGGCATCCGGGATCCTTTGAACTATTTGATTCGGAACTCCTGATTCATTTTTTTGTTGGAGGAATGAAAAATGGGACTAAAACATCCGAAAGGACCTAAACATAATGCAAAAGAGATAAGAATTGATCCGATTTTCGCACAGGAAGGCTTCAGGAGTATTCCCAGGTGCTCAATGCCCGAAAAGGAGATGAGCCCGGACCTGGCCTATCAGATTGTTCACGACGAACTGATGCTGGACGGAAATGCAAGGCTGAACCTCGCTACATTTGTCGGCACATGGATGGAGCCCCAGGCGCAGAAACTCGCGTCCGAGACATTCGACAAGAACATGATCGACAAGGACGAATACCCGCAGACCGCCGAACTTGAGATGCGGTGCGTAAGTATCCTCAGCCACCTCTGGAATTCACCAGATCCCGACAATTCGACCGGGTGCTCGACTACAGGATCGAGCGAGGCGGCAATGCTCGGGGGCCTTGCGATGAAGAGGAGATGGCAGCACAAGAGAAAGGCCGGAGGAAAACCTATCGACAATCCGAACATCGTTATGGGGATCAATGTGCAGGTCTGCTGGGAGAAGTTCGCGAACTACTGGGACGTCGAGATGCGTCTCGTCCCGATGGAAGGAAACCGCTTCCACCTCTCCGCCGAGGAGGCCATAAAACTCTGCGATGAAAATACCATAGGGGTCATTGCAATACTTGGTTCCACATTTGACGGATCATACGAGCCGGTAAAGGAGATCTGCGGCGCACTGGACAAGTTCCATGAGAAAACAGGGATCGACATCCCCGTCCATGTGGATGCAGCCTCCGGCGGGATGATCGCGCCCTTCCTCGACCAGGACCTGATATGGGACTTCCGCCTCCAGAGAGTTGCATCGATCAACACATCCGGGCACAAGTACGGGCTCGTATACCCGGGTGTGGGGTGGGTTGTCTGGAGAGACGCAAAGATGCTCCCCGAAGACCTGATATTCTACGTCAACTATCTGGGATCGAACATGCCAACATTCGCTCTCAACTTCTCAAGACCCGGTTCCCAGATCATACTCCAGTACTACAACTTCCTCCGCCTCGGCTTTGACGGGTATACGAAGGTACAGGGTTATGCACGCGAGGTAGCAATGTACCTCTCGAAAGAGATCGAAAATCTCGGACCGTTCGAACTTATTACAAGAGGCGATGAACTACCCGTCTTCGCGTTCAAACTCAGGGACAGCGTGAAAAATTTCTCTGTATTCGACGTATCGAACAAGATGCGGGAACGCGGGTGGCTCATTCCTGCGTACACGTTCCCGGCTAACAGGACCGATCTCGCAGCACTCCGCATAGTGGTAAGGAGAGGCCTCTCACAAGACCTGGCAGACCTCTTCCTCGACGATTTAAAGCGCCAGCTTCCGATACTTCAGAGCCAGCCGGAACCGGTTCACGACGAGAAGTCGGGGTCCGGATTCCATCACTGAAGAGGTCAGACCATGACAAATGAAGATAAGGCCGGACCGGCTGAAGTAAAACAGACAAAGACCATCAACTGGATAACGATGGCCCTCCTGACCACCGTCGCGGTCGCAAGCATACGCGGCCTTCCGGCGATGGCACCATACGGGCTGGGCTCCATCATCCTCTATGTGATCCCTGCCGTCGTTTTCCTTATCCCTACGGCACTTGTGGCAGCCGAACTCGCGAGCGGATGGGAAGGAGGTATATTCGGGTGGGTCTATGCAGCATACGGCGGCAGGGCCGGCATGGTCGCCATCTGGCAGCAGTGGATCCAGAATGTCGTCTGGTTCCCTGTACAGCTCGCCTTCTTCGCATCCGCACTTGCATACATCTTCAACCCCGGGCTGGCAGGAAGCGGGGTCTTCATCGGGGCCGTCATCATAGTTGTATACTGGATAGCTACTCTCCTGGCGCTGAGAGGTGTTAAGACATTCTCGGAGATAGGAAGTAAAGGGCTCATTATTGGTACACTAATACCGGTACTTGCCCTTGTAGTCCTCGCAATAATATTTATCGGGACCGGGGGGCAGCCGCAGATGAGTGTCTCGGCCTCAGGTTTCATCCCCGCATGGGCTGGCTTTGCCGGAGTCGTTCTTATAATAAGCAATTTCCTGTCATTTGCAGGCATGGAGATGAACGCAGTGCACGTCACCGACATGCACGACCCGGGGAAGAACTTCCACAAGTCGATCCTCCTGGCTTCGATCCTTATACTTCTTATCTTCATCCCCGGAACGCTGGCTATTGCAACCTGCCTTCCTGCATCACAGATCGACCTGACAACAGGTGTGTTCGTGGCATTCGAGACCCTTTTTGCTCATATAGGAATTACATGGGGAGCTACACTGATGGCAGTCCTCATCGTCATCGGCATACTTGCATCGGTCGTAACATGGATTCCCGGTCCAAGCAGGGGCCTGCTCCTTGTAGGAAAGGAAGGCTATCTTCCGCCGTGGTTCCAGAAGACTAACAAGGCAGGGATGCAGGAGAACATAATGGCCGTACAGGGCCTGATCGTCACTGCACTCGCACTATTTTATGCACTCATACCTTCTGTAGGCGAGGCCTTCTGGATATTGTCGGCGATGGCAGTTCAGCTCTATCTAATAATGTATGTAATGATGTTCCTGACGGCTATACGCCTACGTAAGACAGCTCCGGATGTAAAACGCGGATTCCGTGTCCCCGCGATGAAGCTTGTAGCCTCTGTAGGTGTAATAGCGAGTGTCGCCGCGTTCCTGATCGGCTTCATACAACCGGCAGGAGAGAACCTGAACCCTTTTTTCTATGCAGGAATACTTCTCATAGGTATCATCATCCTTGGTTCGGGTCCGTTCATTCTGCATGAATTTAAAAAACCCGAATGGGATCTCAGGCCAAAAGAAAAACCCGCGGCGAAGCAGGAAAACTGAAGATACAATATCTTCTTCATTTTTTAAAGCTCAGGAACAGGAAATTTCAGAATTCCGTATCATAGCAGCCCAATGACAACACATTTATACTAATCTCAGAAAAATGACGATATATTCCAAAATAAGTTCACAGAGCATAGAATCGGAATCATACTTGTGCTATAGGACGAAAAACCTGAAGTGAATATAATAGCAGGTGAGCTGAATTGAGAGATAATAGCGACAAAAACAAAACGGCACCAACTCCCCCAAAGGCAATCAACTGGATAACGA from Methanolacinia petrolearia DSM 11571 encodes:
- a CDS encoding glutamate decarboxylase, which encodes MGLKHPKGPKHNAKEIRIDPIFAQEGFRSIPRCSMPEKEMSPDLAYQIVHDELMLDGNARLNLATFVGTWMEPQAQKLASETFDKNMIDKDEYPQTAELEMRCVSILSHLWNSPDPDNSTGCSTTGSSEAAMLGGLAMKRRWQHKRKAGGKPIDNPNIVMGINVQVCWEKFANYWDVEMRLVPMEGNRFHLSAEEAIKLCDENTIGVIAILGSTFDGSYEPVKEICGALDKFHEKTGIDIPVHVDAASGGMIAPFLDQDLIWDFRLQRVASINTSGHKYGLVYPGVGWVVWRDAKMLPEDLIFYVNYLGSNMPTFALNFSRPGSQIILQYYNFLRLGFDGYTKVQGYAREVAMYLSKEIENLGPFELITRGDELPVFAFKLRDSVKNFSVFDVSNKMRERGWLIPAYTFPANRTDLAALRIVVRRGLSQDLADLFLDDLKRQLPILQSQPEPVHDEKSGSGFHH
- the tsaA gene encoding tRNA (N6-threonylcarbamoyladenosine(37)-N6)-methyltransferase TrmO, yielding MATDDIVNYWKGREIVYKPIGVIHSEHTEQENTPIQGIFNPSVGEIELYPEYETGLKDIEKFSHLILLYHFDRSTGPKLIQEPFLDGENPKGIFAIRHFNRPNPIGFSIVDLLGVKGNRLKIGSVDILDGTPLLDIKPYVYRFDHREEVKSGWVDEKHLDDIEEWNATPKELRDRERTKVE
- a CDS encoding APC family permease: MTNEDKAGPAEVKQTKTINWITMALLTTVAVASIRGLPAMAPYGLGSIILYVIPAVVFLIPTALVAAELASGWEGGIFGWVYAAYGGRAGMVAIWQQWIQNVVWFPVQLAFFASALAYIFNPGLAGSGVFIGAVIIVVYWIATLLALRGVKTFSEIGSKGLIIGTLIPVLALVVLAIIFIGTGGQPQMSVSASGFIPAWAGFAGVVLIISNFLSFAGMEMNAVHVTDMHDPGKNFHKSILLASILILLIFIPGTLAIATCLPASQIDLTTGVFVAFETLFAHIGITWGATLMAVLIVIGILASVVTWIPGPSRGLLLVGKEGYLPPWFQKTNKAGMQENIMAVQGLIVTALALFYALIPSVGEAFWILSAMAVQLYLIMYVMMFLTAIRLRKTAPDVKRGFRVPAMKLVASVGVIASVAAFLIGFIQPAGENLNPFFYAGILLIGIIILGSGPFILHEFKKPEWDLRPKEKPAAKQEN